The following is a genomic window from Amphiura filiformis chromosome 4, Afil_fr2py, whole genome shotgun sequence.
catgcctgtatgctatctactgctgatgacagaattgatgacatacctaaCCTGTATgtttttactgctgatgacagtattgatgacatacctgtatgttatctactgctgatgacagtattgatgacatacctgtatgttatctactgctgatgacagaattgatgacatacctgtatgctatctactgttaatgacagtattgatgacatacctgtatgctatctactgttgatgacagtattgatgacatacctgtatgttatctactgctgatgacagtattgatgacatacctgtatgttatctactgctgatgacagaattgatgacatacttgtatgttatctactgctgatgacagaattgatgacatacctgtatgctatctactgttaatgacagtattgatgacatacctgtatgttatctactgctgatgacagtgttgatgacatacctgtatgctatctactgctgatgacagtattgatgacatacctgtatgttatctactgctgatgacagaattgatgacatacttgtatgttatctactgctgatgacagtattgatgacatacctgtatgttatctactgctgatgacagaattgatgacatacctgtatgttatctactgctgatgacagtattgatgacatacctgtatgttatctactgctgatgacagtattgatgacatacctgtatgttatctactgctgatgacagtattgatgacatacctgtatgttatctactgctgatgactgtattgatgacatacctgtatgttatctactgctgatgacagaattgatgacatacttgtatgttatctactgctgatgacagtattgatgacatacctgtatgttatctactgctgatgacataattgatgacatacctgtatgttatctactgctgatgacagtattgatgacatacctgtatgttatctactgctgatgacagtattgatgacatacctatatgctatctactgctgatgacagtgttgctgacatacctgtatcttatctactgctgatgacagtgttgatgacatacctgtatgttatctactgctgatgacagcgTTGATGACacctgggttttttttatctactgctgatgatagtGTTGGTGACATACCAGCTAATGACAgtaattatagcatacccatatgtgaccatcctccacaactgagcccggatgtcgccagtgccactatttaGCTATGCTCCATTGAAcgataaacaataggaaacaaaggatttattgactgttttattgacttttcactacttaaatgtcaagtactatagacatgatatacatcattttaaagctaatttcaagcagaatattttggttgaatatctcaaaaatgatgattggcgacttcagggctcagttgtgctggatggtcacatatgctatctaccccaccacaaaacgttttagacatcattcgcaaaaggttagaaaaggttgccagaactagaaaacgtttaaatgtcgggttattatgaaggacatataaagggtataaaacgttttcataactttcaaaaacatttattgataacctactgcaaatattctaacataatgttatttaagtgttgacaaaatattcggcaaaaatgtttgcaaaaaatattttacaataacattttgaaaaaattaagaacatattgttgtagtgtgttttcatataaaacgttttaaaacgtttccatgacctatataacccgacatataatgttattaaaacgtttttatgtaaaccaaaacccaatatataacatgtttaaaacgttttaaaaacatttttgtgtttgctgggtattgctGATGACGGTACGATCCCGGAGTCTCCATTATTTAATCAAGCGAAATCATGCATTCATTTCAAACGACAATTTTGGTTTTCTACATGGCTTGCTTTCAATAGCAGGTagccttacccagcaaacacaaacacgggttatataaaggtcatgaaaacgttattaatttttttttgtatgaaacTCACTACAACAACTCttaaaatgttgtcaacatgttattttataatatttgttgcaaacagtttttgccaaatatttcgtcaacacttaaataacattatgttaatgtagaatattttgcattaagttttcaaaatttgtttttgaatgttatgaaaacgtttttaaaacccCTTacatataacccgaaatttaaacgcCAATGTTCTGGCAACCtatccttttgcgaataatgtcaaaaactttttgtgtttgcgtAACCTCATTCTCAAAGGCAACGGACCATATCATTGTTAACAAAAAGGCAAACTATTTCTAatgacaataatataataataggtcACCTGTCTCCTCGGAATCGTGAGGGCATAGAGGTCTTTTATCTATAGGGCCATGTACAATCTGAAATCACCATAATTCGGTGCGTGTGGGCAGATGACAACAATAATAGTAATTATTATACACGCATCATATGCCATACTGTCTGTATTGAGTGTAACGGTATTCCAGTTCAGGCaactataattatatataaaaagGTAAGACAGAATTCGGTACGATGAGAATCGAATTatttcaatgtaggcctatatattaaaggagtatttcgtgatcctatagcatcctctttttatgacatttttcagtagatatccacgaaaaaagcttatttccaaaatttcagttgatttcgattttgcgtttgcgagttatgcattatatgtgtattacactgctccatagacactgtgttgtaatttcgttctggtataccagaacgaaattcaaatttcacgatatctttgctgaacgaaaaattctgcaagaaatattttgtacattatacattatgtagccagaggtttccagtgatataaaaatctcaacttttttggagaaaagtggggggggggatgatgctgtggatcacgaaatgcccttttaacacagAATGGCTTTAATATGTCTATCATGCTTGCgtccaaataggcctacatcgGACAGAGACATAATTTGACCGGAATCGTTGGGAAGGCTGAACTAACTAAAATGTCTTAATCATAGTATCGGCTTAGTTGTAGCCAGCTATGGGAGATACTTTGAGGTCTGCACTAATTTATAACAGTGAAGTTGAAATATCTTTCTGCTTGAATGATAAGAatataaaacaaatcaaaaacaatagGTTTGTTGTGGTGCACTGCATGGTGTACGTGCATTTATTAAAACCAGTGAAGTTTTACCAAGCTCAGCAGTGCCACGAATGATActgataggcctataggcctacagttgctatttatttggtgtttttattatGGGTGTGTGTAGGGTTCCGGTAGTTTAGGGGTATTTTAGTGGGATGGGGTTGGGTAGGAGTGTTTAGGCCGGGGTGTGTGGTACGGGGTGGGGTGTTTAAAATGTGCTTAATTAAAATCAATTTGTTTAGATTTGCTTTACTCGAGACCTCTAGCTTCTCGAGCAAAGATTTGCTACAAGATTTGTCAACAATTTATGACTGATTTTTTTTGCAGGTTATAGGTAAGAAGGCAAAAATGGAAACGACTATAATGAAGACATTTATTGTAACGCTACTGGTTGCTATTTGTGGTCAGCTTTATCTCCTCCGTGGTTTAATTGAAATTGATAAGTTATCTTGTCAAGATAAAAGATGGCAATTTGCTCCTTGCAAGATCTCTAGAACACCTCTACTTCTTATACCTTCCCGTGAAGAAGATGTAAGTAAAAGCAACAATAGTGGTCATTTGAATTGTTAAATCTATCAGTTTACTGCTTAAACATCTTAGGTGCAGTGGCGTACCACGGGCGTAGCTCAGTGTCCCCTGCCTCTgcggaacagtggcgtagccagtactttttcagagggtgggcaaagttgggagcaaggcaactttcaaggggaatactttgacgaaaatggtcaaaaatgggctaaaaagtacaaaaaaaagcccaaaaatcttaaatatcaggtggCCAGCATTCCATAGGGGCcgcaagacttctcacaagggGGGGGAGCATGTACCCCTTTACACCCCTTATACGCCACTGCTGCGGAATCTTGCACCCCCTCTCGCCGTGATATTCTAGATTTTTCGGCCTCTTTTGACCTTCCCATCTGAAAGTCACAATGCTCCCCTCCCTCCTAAACGTGCATTTAATTACAGATCTAGCGACGCACCcctcccccaaatttggaaaagtatacaaaaatcccaaaatgtcaaaaatcaggtttttttggacaaaaaaggtccaaattttgtccactttcacaaaattgcccacccccctggaaaaaagtccactttttcaaaatcagcaccccctcccccaaatgaaatcctgcgtacgggcctggcgtttgcacagtattttttgtgggacatgagagcacatcagacatatcgaattacatcctgaaaacgaggaatgttcttctgatatcagataattttgattttttgaaacctTAGAGGAAAacccgtccatcatttgaaaattttgacctttcgtattgaagatacacattttcccCCTAAACCTAAATATTTTAGGTCTTTCGTGACCTCTAATGGTCACCATGGGTCAAGTCCAAATGGTTCCATATCTTTAAATAAACTTGGGACAGGACTACTTCGTCACAAAGTGCTTCTGCAGATTAGCAGCTGCATTACCTAATTCTATTAACGATCTTATCAATCGGAAATCTTTCTTCACATCTTTAGGGGAACAAGAGTTTCAACGCACCTCTGATAAAACGCGTTTTCGACAGATTTGGTTATGATGCAACAGCAGAGGTCATCGATGAACATACTTCAGTAGATATTGTTTGGTCGTATTATTATCCATTTAGTAATACCACAATAAGTTGGGAATTTAGCAAGACTTTGACAAAACTTGTCGACAACAATCCTAATCTTAAGGTGAGTtcctaattgaatacctgagtggaagaagggcccaactccatcaaaactgtttttgagatattaagaaaaaacttaatggaaaagttttatagacagaacgttttcatcttcaggggacctttaatacatgaacatacaatagtacatacattcgaaattatatatgatgtttccatggcaacggtacaggtcttaatacgagatggagttgggcccttccactaatatactgcaaatgccaattctgtgttataaatagctacggaAATTAGgaaatcaccattaattgcacaagtagaactcgtgaaatatgttagcaagaaaatttattgtagtgaaaagcagatttcatggatgaacaaaattcctctttaaccctatatttgtggaagatggGCCTTTCtgccatgaaaaccatgattaagtgtagactatttagagagtggattttggctcatctttcacacacaaggaagatcagtctgctggcaataaaatgctgggtctaactcatttttgtaaaaaaattggagttgggcccttcttccactcaggtattcaattgtaatgCATCAACCAATAACTCTGCAAATTATACAGTGTAGCAAACAAGAACTTTTGCATTTCTCTGACGggttttttttacccaaattctTTTGGGCAACatgacaaaaacaaatattttatcaattttcaAAAGCTAGATATAAatataattttgaccaactttgacaaaatgttcaaaattgcccaaaacgtcaaaaaatacaaaaattgcacaTGCAAAGTTTCACAATGTTGCGTAAAGTTGCAAAACTATGTTTAAAATGTCGCAAAGCTGTACAAAATATATGAGAGATTGCACAAATTTAGTTGTATACATTTAGCATCGTTGACCAAGTTTGACCAAGGTTGGACATTTCCTAAGTGACAAGTGGCTTCAAATATCCTGATTTTATTGTTTAATGACTCTCCAATTATCTTCAATCACAAATCAtcgtatgttgcattttgatgcacAACACAATCTTGTCCCTAAAAGTACGACTGCTACAACCTGCACAATCTATGAAGTAAAAGTTATTTTTCGACTGATCTGACAGACATTATTTCTACTATGTAGATAAACCATTTTCCCGGAATCGCCAGTCTTGCATCCAAGTCGTATTTCAATACTCACGGTGGGAGCCGTTATTTACCAAAGACGTTTGAACTGCCACAACAAAAGCAACAATTCCTTCAACACGTAAGTTATGATCTTATGATAAAGGCAAAATACAAACTACCTAGTAACCTTGTCTCTATTGTATGGGTCTTTAAATTATAATGAACATTCACAAATCATTATGCGTTTATACTGACATATTCAAAATCCAGCCACATGAAATTAAACATTGGATTCTGTGCTTCATTCGATGTTTTAGAGACATGCGGCAAGAATATCCTTTCTGATACAAAGAGAAAAAACAAAGCAGTGGCgatggcgtagcgtgggtcatccgattggggggggcactgaccatgatggggggggcatcgggtctgattggggccacaagccgttttttgccaattttcctatgggattttctaagcTTTGCAaccgtgcccctatgatgctacgtcaCTGAAACAAAGGGCACCGGATATGGTCTTGAGGGACTCCCTGTATAGGCACGGTCTATAGTAAACTTGCAAATTGCTGTTTGGTAAGGTAAAGATGGCTACATTTGTAGCTTACATGCCTGCAATATTCAAACGTTTTCTCTTTTGCAATGCTTCGTAATACTTAAGATAAATAAGCCGCGTAATGTTATGAAATTCAAGTTGAATTGGCCTATATAATGTTTGTATTCACAAAGCCCATTAAAATATCAATGTTACACACAATCGAAGtcgatattttataatttttttatgttgTTCTCAATCAGATTCagaaaaagaagaataaacaaaTTATATGGATACAGAAAAATAAAGGCCACAGAGGCAACCAGGTAAAAGAAACTAAAGGtatgttttattttctttttgtttgtttgtttccaaaCATTTGAATAAATTTACGCATATCAACATCATAAAGTGAAATTATATCATAAAACATTCGGaattaagaataagaataaggaaAAGGAATGTGCGTTTTTCCCGTGTACTTTCAAGAAAAAACGGCCTTGCGATATTGCAGCTGATGGTGatattaaaatgatgatgatgatgatgatgatgatgatgatgatgatgacgacgacgacgacgacgacgacgacgacgacgatgatgacgacgatcatgatgatgatagatgatgatgttgttgttgttgttgctgctgtttataatatgatgatgatgatggtaatgatgatgatgatgatgacagtgatgACGTTGACGATGACGATAATGGTAACGATGACAATattaatgatgacgacgatgacgatggaaataataatgatgacgatgaaaaTGATAACAATTAGCAAGTATTCTaatttatattgtttttgatGATGATTTACACAGATCTGGATCTAAATAAACCTGTTCTGATTCAGCAGTTTGTACACAATCAATTCCTTCTTCACGGCCACGTAATTAACATAGGCATTCACGTCATCATTACGTCAGCTGTTCCATTAAGGGCCTATATATTAGATAGTGCGTGGTTAATGAGAATATGTAGTGAACCTTACGACCCAAATGATTTTAGTGATATAAAAACCTACGTGACAGACGGAGAACACATGGATAGTAGTGTATTTAAAGTAAGTTGTCAATAACAATTACCGTAAAgcttcgcctaatggcgcatggGCTCCTTTGCATGGGgtcaatttcatgtgcaaatagtgAGCTGACTGAGCTCCCTCCTTTGGCATCCCAACCAGAATTAAGGTTTcgtgtccttatttgctggtgggaattttacggaagggtacttttaggttgtgcctaaaattccgcTTATGTCAAGGGAACCCATAGCGCCactaggcgaatctttacggtagaaTAACCCAACTTATTCGATTGTTTAATTATGATAATGCAGAAAATACACAAGATCATCAAAGCTCATCAAGAAAGTTAGCTTCAACTAGGAAAGGGTCAAACAATTGCAACAGAATTTACTGCTTTATTGTTTCATGAATGTACCATAGAATTCCGCGTACGAATTAATGCCACGCATATGTTGCCACAGTGTTGCTATCAAAACATAAACAAACACAATTGGGTGTTTCAAAACCATCAAGTCTTCAGTACGAAGGGGTACCTGAAACGGATCTTTTCAAAGCTAGAGGACACACCGATTGGACGGCTCTTTTCAACGGCTCTTTTCATAGCCACTGAATATCCATGGAGAGGAACATCTATCTCTCTAAAtggaaaagagtgaaaaactcactccccaaaagagtgattcacttataaaatcactcaaaaaagagtgaaatgtgttttttttaaaacttaaaaccactcacaaaagagtgaaaaccactctaaaagagcaAATTTCAACTCTTTCaaagagttaaatgaaggacaactctaaaagacgtgtggttttaaagttaaaaaacacatttcactctttttttgagtggttttataagtgaatcactcttttggggagtgagtttttcactcttacATTTAGAGAGTGCTATAAAcgcctcttttcagagccaccatataTTAGAAGTTCCTTCAATACAAAGATAAGGGGTAATCTAACTCATATGACAAGATGAAACACATAATGGTATTCAATAGGGATAGTTTAATGTAGAACTCGTCCAACGATGGAGTACTATATCATCggcttgtttgtttacttatgcTGGTCCGTAAATGAAACATGCGATTAGCTCCATGGAAAAGTCATGGTTCAGATCTATGCAAAATGCATAAGTCGGGCTTGCTTAGCCTATAAAAAGCATGCTGGCCcatatatatattaaaaggaaaaaataacacttgaacatgttgaagaaagAAGTTtgattcaaataattatgatatatGATTTTACCAGTTTCCTCCAATGAAGCGATACTTTGACGACTGGAATTACTCGAGAAAGCAATCATTGCAAGCTCACGTAACGACTGGATTAGGTGAGTCTTTCTCTTTGGCGGTAAGATTGGTTAAATTGCAGTAAAACAATAATTTTAGAGACACTTTTGGTTCCCTAAATGATTAAGCATGAATCATTATTCCATTTTctctctaaatgtacaccgagtggaaaAATAAAATGGAGAACAACTCCTTAAAACGGATTGAAAACAGTAGTCCTAGTCTGTATACTATCAAAAGAGTGATATTGTCTAAAGAAAATggactttctttcattttagagtgttttccactcaaaaacgggttttgtattttacactattttggcctatgatcgggtgaattttggtggaaaaggggctccttttGGCCCttatcttttcctttgccctccagattttctctttaattttttgtcagagggcacttttatctttcattttttgtcaagggggcactctgcccccctgctggctacgctactgtagcATGCGATAGAGGTGTTTGCACTCAGATACtgagataaataaagctgacatCACGCAAGAGGAAATATAGTAATTATGAATTACTAAGTATACACTGCATAATTGTAgcgaaatggctaaaactggacaaatatgaCTCCCATCGAGCCGAGGCTGTACTGAAGGTAATATGCAACGCTACATCGCGTTACAAAGGAGACCAAAATGGACACACTTTACATATTTCGTTTTGCTaattaagctcattaatattattTTCCTCGTGCTCCCACAATTAACTACGTAAACAACTATATCACTgcgtttttatttgattttattacAATGAACATGTTGGAGGACTCAATGCAGATAAAATTGACAAGCAGTTAAAAGACGCCATTCAAGATTCACTAATCAGCAATCAGAAAAAGCTGTTGCTGTTTCTTCACGACAAGAAAAGAACTATAAAGGGCAAAGGGTAAGGCACACACCACCCAAACCCTTACACACATCCCACACACCCGTCCATACTGTAAATctaagtgtttagggtttctgtaacactttttaaacactgctaGGCGTTTAATTTTCCATTTACAtagtaaaggtataggacacctaaacaccaaagtaaacacataaagaCAAAGAGTAAACACATAGTATTTTGATTCTAATATTCAAAGTGTTTACTTTCATCGGAAAGTAAATgctttttgtaaacatttggtgtgtttactttctaaacgattttgaaagtaaacaagttgaatgtttagaatctaaatactctcatgtgtttactctttgtCTTGATGTGTTTACTTTGGTATTTAGGTGTCCTATTATACCTACGCACATATTATATTACGCATAATTTGGTTACAAAAAGttacaaaattgctgttttgttttgttttcacctttttaaataaaaacacctgGTCCACTGTGCTTGCCTGATAATGTATTACCGACTATGCCATGGTCTAGAATCTAGATTCTCTCTAGTCCTTCTTGTGTATAATTATGTGTATAAGTAAAGAGCGATAACTTGAACGGATGTTCTTTAACTATCTTTTTCTCGCCAGAGGTTATTTTGAAGTTATGAGATGGGACTTTCTACTGGACGAAGAATTGAATATTCATTTAGTTGAGGTGAGACGCTGAAACATTCGACAAAAAATTGATACGCTAAAACATTCGTTAACAATGTTAAAGGTAGACCTACTCATCACCgatccaggtggtggccgcattgcattatctaaattcagtaaattttcatcgtcaaccgtgtaattgaatggggttattttgaaattttaaaacgctttaaaattttaaaacaaataggcctatgttaataaataatataaatacaagctaaaaccgttggggttcgataatgaaccccacaaaactaaccaagtatattaaaaatgccatacggccgggcggtttcacaagttgccggctcgatcatgtcatccaccacctgCACCGATCGGCGATCCCAGAGAGAACGTAAAAATATGCAGGAATAGCTTACATAAGAGTGAAAAACTCGCTCTCCAAAAGACTGAGTGAAAATGTGTTACTCCAAAAAGGGTGAAACCCACTCTTTTAAggaaacataatcatgataatatgagGGACATTACTCATTTTCATGTAATGTCTCTTATATGGCTCATTGAAAGAGTGCACTttcttttggagtgattttcactcttcttACTCTTTTggagtttttcactctttaacATTGGTATTTGGTCGGCCTACAATTTGTTTCATGTGAAAAATTAGCAAAGGACCAAAAATATAGTGCACGAATtcggtttttttttattgcaaacaaatttgttaatttaatttttgcatgATGACAGTAATGAATTTCAAACGCGGACGTGAATTTTAAATGCGGTACCGGGTGGGTAACGTAACACTTTGAATATCAAGTGTGAAGGGCTCACTTCAGTGGTCTAGTGTGAGTCATCCAACGGGGGCTGATTGAGGGGGGGTTCAcgtgtttgttgttgttggtttttaatTTTACCATTCTGTTAGTTTTAAATATGGTTCTGTATGAAGGCCTACGGTACCTATCGACTAAAGTTTCGAATTGAAAGAAATTAGAATATGTTTTTACTTGTTATGTTTTAAGGCAAATATGTCTCCAGATCTGATGCAAGAAGGGGTGAGACAGATACGAACCAAAAATGAACATTTAATATTCAGTGCAATGAATACGATGGGATAC
Proteins encoded in this region:
- the LOC140150344 gene encoding probable tubulin polyglutamylase ttll-15, whose product is MLRKVAKLCLKCRKAINHFPGIASLASKSYFNTHGGSRYLPKTFELPQQKQQFLQHIQKKKNKQIIWIQKNKGHRGNQVKETKDLDLNKPVLIQQFVHNQFLLHGHVINIGIHVIITSAVPLRAYILDSAWLMRICSEPYDPNDFSDIKTYVTDGEHMDSSVFKFPPMKRYFDDWNYSRKQSLQAHVTTGLGESFSLAVRLVKLQ